The genomic interval TATATCGAATTGCAGCGGGTATCTCCAGGCGTCAGGTTTTTGCCCGTATGCGCGGCCTTCGGCGCCCGATTCGCCGCGGATTCGCGGCGGTGCGCCCGGCAACCCGATAAACAAATTGAGTGAAAGCGCGGATTGTCCTGCGCTATAATCGCCCGCGGTAATCAAGGGGAAAGCGATGGATTCTGCCAAGCGAACGAAGGTTCTGGCCACTCTCGGCCCCGCTTCCGCATCCGAAGCCACGCTAACGCGTATGGTCGAGTCCGGGCTGAACGCGGTGCGGGTGAACACAAGCCACGCGGACGAGCGCACCGCAAGGGAATACGCCGCGCTCGTGCGCAAGGTGGAGGATGCAACAAAGCGCAAGCTTGCGCTCGTATTCGACCTGCAGGGGCCGAAGATCCGGCTGGACGGCGTAATCGAGGGCGGAATCGAAGTCGAGACGGGCGGGCGCCTCACAATCGCGACCGAGACGGCGGACGGCTCGCCCGCGCCGACTCCTTCCGCAGCTCCGGCGGTGGTCACGACCGAATACGCCCCGCTTGCCGTCGAGCTTGCGACCGGCGAGACGGTGCTTATCGGCGACGGCGAAGTGCGCCTGCTTGTGCTTGAAACCAGCGACGGCCGCGTCGAGTGTGAGGTTCTTGAAGGCGGGCGCATCAAACCGCGCAAGGGCATCACCCGCCCGGGGCGCAGCTTCAGCGCGGATTCGCTGCAGGACAGGGACTACGAGTTCATCAGACTCGGATGCGAACTTGC from bacterium carries:
- the pyk gene encoding pyruvate kinase — translated: MDSAKRTKVLATLGPASASEATLTRMVESGLNAVRVNTSHADERTAREYAALVRKVEDATKRKLALVFDLQGPKIRLDGVIEGGIEVETGGRLTIATETADGSPAPTPSAAPAVVTTEYAPLAVELATGETVLIGDGEVRLLVLETSDGRVECEVLEGGRIKPRKGITRPGRSFSADSLQDRDYEFIRLGCELAVDYFAVSFVRRASDLEMARGAVRSCGKQIPLIAKIEQPEAIDNLDEVIEASDGVMVARGDLGLFLPVEQVPLIQKRIIARCNEFARPVITATQMLESMIENDHPTRAEVSDVANAILDGTDAVMLSEETATGAWPVEVIEMMSRIARATEESVPEYSE